The DNA sequence ACCATTGCCGGGCATTCAAGCCGGCTGCTACGCAAATCAGCAGCAACAGGGAAGCAAGCCAGAACAGGCGCAGAGAATGGCCGGACATTGCAGAAGAACGGCGCCCTTTCCTGTGCAGTTCAAGGAAAAAATCAAGCAAGCGCTTCACGAACGGCGGCGGCGATGTTAGCGGCGCGCAGGCCGTAGTGGTCCATCAGCGCGTCCGCCGACCCGCTCTGACCGAAGGTATCGCGCATGCCAATGCGAATGACGCGAACCGGCGCTTGCTCGGAAAGCAGTTCGGCAACGGCGCCGCCCAGGCCGCCCAGGATATTGTGCTCCTCGGCAGTGATGATCAGGCCAGTCAGCTTTGCATAGCGAATCAAGAGCTCGGAATCCAGGGGCTTGATCGAGGCCATGTTGATCACTGCAGCCTCGATGCCGCCGGCCGCCAGTTCCGCGGCCGCCTGCAGCGCCTCGTGGACCATAACGCCACAGGCGACAATTGTCGCCTGCTTGCCCTCGCGCAGCACTTCGCCCTTGCCTTCGCGAAATTTGTATTCGCCGGCATGCTCAATCAGCGGCACTGCTGCGCGACCGGTGCGTACATAGCAGGGGCCTTTGATTTCAGAGAGTCGCTGTACAACCTGGATCGTCTCGTTGAAGTCCGCCGGACAGATTACGGTCATGCCTGGAATGGCGCGCATCAGTGCAAAGTCTTCGATGCACTGATGGCTGGCGCCATCCTCGCCCACTGTGATGCCGCCGTGGGAGGCGACCAGTTTTACGTTGAGGCCCGGATAAGCCACGGAATTGCGCACAATTTCCCAGGCGC is a window from the Leptospirales bacterium genome containing:
- a CDS encoding transketolase family protein, which codes for MERKATRDGYGEALLQLGRERKDVVVLDADLSESTRTHKFAREFPERFFNVGVAEQNLVGVAAGLALSGLTPFASSFAMFLSGRAWEIVRNSVAYPGLNVKLVASHGGITVGEDGASHQCIEDFALMRAIPGMTVICPADFNETIQVVQRLSEIKGPCYVRTGRAAVPLIEHAGEYKFREGKGEVLREGKQATIVACGVMVHEALQAAAELAAGGIEAAVINMASIKPLDSELLIRYAKLTGLIITAEEHNILGGLGGAVAELLSEQAPVRVIRIGMRDTFGQSGSADALMDHYGLRAANIAAAVREALA